In Amphiura filiformis chromosome 2, Afil_fr2py, whole genome shotgun sequence, one DNA window encodes the following:
- the LOC140142634 gene encoding serine protease 30-like: MDQNTVVDVPIQIVTVVAGENVHLEWLNENPSHVIWIKDNVTIISSSVAGRKGRIVTIPEQGLLILDSAWEDQGLYTCVVITNQNYVTKHMFSVDIDAISIDVDGSTEEDLCGYPRVRGKIVGGKVSEHGQSPWMVMFWSKYLRKPVCGGVLLNQRWIVTAAHCFSPPRGLNSSDTDSFEIRLGEHSTTDDDGTEVIVGLKTVIINPNFDKDTYDSDIALLKLRQPVTYTDYISPLCIPSKLQMQRFLRPGKNGFVTGWGAIDETGDYSRDFKRVRLSIVSQQFCANAHQRYIITSNMFCAEATDRDACKGDSGGPFAIKDGSQWYLVGLVSWGIGCARPRLPAVYTRVQPFNQWIDDVIADDMEICEDLREDLVLKNMEIGMLKASVVQLQEQLQGYEGHLQASSQPTTVKIEPTNTGK; encoded by the exons ATGGACCAGAACACTGTTGTGG ATGTTCCAATTCAAATTGTAACCGTTGTTGCCGGTGAAAATGTACATCTTGAATGGCTCAATGAAAATCCGTCTCATGTGATCTGGATTAAAGATAACGTCACTATTATCAGCAGCAGCGTTGCAGGTCGGAAAGGACGAATCGTCACAATACCAGAACAAGGGCTACTAATACTAGACAGTGCTTGGGAGGACCAAGGGTTGTATACCTGTGTGGTGATAACCAATCAAAATTACGTTACTAAGCACATGTTTTCGGTAGATATCGACGCCATATCCATTGATGTGGATGGAAGCACAGAAGAAG ATTTATGCGGTTATCCTCGTGTCCGTGGTAAAATTGTTGGAGGAAAAGTCTCGGAACACGGGCAATCACCATGGATGGTTATGTTTTGGTCAAAGTATTTAAGGAAGCCTGTGTGTGGTGGAGTATTGCTGAACCAAAGATGGATTGTAACTGCAGCTCATTGTTTTTCACCACCACGTGGATTAAACAGCTCGGACAC GGACTCGTTTGAAATTCGTTTAGGAGAACACAGTACAACAGATGATGACGGGACGGAAGTCATTGTTGGTCTGAAAACAGTCATCATCAATCCGAACTTTGACAAGGACACGTATGACTCCGATATCGCTTTGCTTAAACTCAGGCAGCCAGTCACATACACAGATTACATTTCTCCTC TGTGTATTCCAAGCAAATTACAAATGCAAAGATTCCTAAGACCTGGCAAAAATGGTTTTGTAACAGGATGGGGAGCCATTGATGAAACAGGAGATTACTCGAGGGATTTCAAACGG GTACGACTATCCATAGTCTCTCAGCAGTTTTGTGCCAATGCTCACCAAAGGTACATTATAACCAGTAATATGTTCTGTGCGGAAGCGACTGACCGAGATGCTTGCAAGGGAGATAGTGGAGGTCCGTTTGCTATAAAG GATGGTTCGCAGTGGTACCTTGTTGGGTTAGTCAGTTGGGGAATTGGCTGTGCAAGGCCTCGGTTACCAGCAGTTTATACAAGAGTTCAGCCATTTAACCAATGGATTGATGACGTCATAGCTGATGATATGGAAATATGTGAAG ATCTCAGGGAAGATTTGGTCTTGAAAAATATGGAGATTGGTATGCTGAAAGCTAGTGTAGTGCAGTTACAAGAACAACTACAAGGTTATGAAGGCCATTTACAAG CATCATCCCAGCCTACAACCGTAAAAATTGAGCCTACTAACACTGGTAAGTGA